One segment of Paenibacillus rhizovicinus DNA contains the following:
- a CDS encoding Gfo/Idh/MocA family protein produces MNAIRIGFIGTGGIAGWHARQLQELPEATITALADTSAASLDNFIANHGLSGVQTFSDYHDLLDSGVVDAVIICSPHTLHFQQASDALRKGFHVMLEKPMTCSSAEAEQLIQIAEQSGKIMQVSYQRHFQPEFLYIRDAIASGEIGKLTSVTASLYQEWQVGTVGSWRQNPALSGGGFLMDSGSHIIDVLLWTTGLTPVEVKPQLQMHGTPVEIDTFTSIRFAEGAIAGLNLVGNAPCWHETFVFCGETGGIFFDNGKITLRRKGQEHITPELPQATTNQDKSFIDAILGRHEVLVPGKFALKVVRLSEMIYEAAGYAPLAAES; encoded by the coding sequence AAGCGACGATCACGGCGCTGGCGGATACAAGCGCGGCAAGTTTGGACAATTTCATTGCCAATCATGGACTTTCCGGCGTGCAAACCTTCTCGGATTACCACGATCTGCTGGATTCCGGAGTCGTGGACGCCGTCATTATTTGTTCGCCGCATACGCTGCATTTCCAGCAAGCGAGCGATGCGCTTCGCAAAGGTTTCCATGTCATGCTCGAGAAGCCGATGACTTGTTCATCCGCCGAAGCGGAACAGCTGATCCAAATCGCGGAACAATCGGGCAAAATCATGCAAGTCTCCTACCAGCGGCATTTCCAGCCGGAATTCCTGTACATCCGCGATGCGATCGCGAGCGGCGAGATCGGCAAGCTCACGTCGGTTACGGCTTCGCTCTACCAGGAATGGCAAGTCGGCACGGTCGGCTCTTGGCGCCAGAACCCTGCGCTGTCCGGAGGCGGTTTCTTGATGGATTCCGGCAGCCATATTATCGATGTGCTGCTGTGGACGACAGGCTTGACGCCGGTCGAAGTGAAGCCGCAGCTGCAAATGCACGGCACGCCCGTCGAGATCGATACGTTCACCTCGATCCGTTTCGCGGAAGGCGCCATTGCCGGCCTCAACCTTGTGGGCAATGCGCCTTGCTGGCATGAAACCTTCGTATTCTGCGGCGAAACGGGCGGCATCTTCTTCGATAACGGCAAGATTACGCTGCGTCGCAAGGGACAGGAGCACATTACGCCGGAGCTGCCGCAAGCGACGACGAATCAAGACAAGAGCTTCATCGACGCGATTCTGGGCCGGCACGAGGTGCTCGTTCCCGGCAAGTTCGCGTTGAAGGTGGTTCGGTTGTCGGAGATGATCTACGAAGCGGCGGGCTATGCGCCGCTTGCTGCCGAGAGTTAG
- a CDS encoding DUF2203 domain-containing protein, with the protein MNAMKPVTFTLEEANLLLPQLQEELIKLQLLAQQFEMKFEMLHQLKEKRRNGSMPVNGGNGEDPYFELESQLEFMRMEVELAVGNFERKGVMLKMINPGLIDFPSILNGEEILICWKQGEERATHYHGYDDGFRGRKRYPDAGLTN; encoded by the coding sequence ATGAACGCAATGAAACCGGTCACGTTTACATTAGAAGAAGCGAATTTGCTGCTGCCTCAGCTGCAGGAAGAATTGATCAAGCTTCAACTGCTGGCGCAGCAGTTTGAAATGAAATTCGAAATGCTTCATCAATTGAAGGAGAAGCGCCGCAACGGCTCTATGCCCGTAAACGGCGGCAATGGAGAGGACCCGTACTTCGAGCTGGAAAGCCAGCTGGAGTTCATGCGGATGGAAGTGGAGCTGGCTGTCGGCAACTTCGAACGCAAAGGCGTCATGCTCAAAATGATCAATCCGGGACTCATTGATTTCCCCTCGATTTTGAATGGTGAGGAAATTCTAATCTGTTGGAAGCAAGGGGAAGAGCGCGCGACGCATTACCATGGGTACGATGACGGTTTCAGGGGCCGCAAACGCTATCCTGACGCGGGTTTGACGAATTAA
- a CDS encoding glucosaminidase domain-containing protein, producing the protein MTDNGWLALIGGGYVHGRYAVPLSEQTDAQAAQTDASVPDPAKKREVAILSSSSASVQHRLLTNDAEASAAAEAVAETAAEADDSSNPVKPTSKIMSDSGMTRAHIAALLKGTKLQGLGLEDVILGVEEKYGINAFFIIAVMKLESGNGKSTLSRTKNNLFGLNAITGDAHRKAFTFKTKGDSIRKFGQLINDNYIGRGYTTIEKVARKYCPANGLWAGHVRTIMRGDFKKLV; encoded by the coding sequence ATGACCGATAACGGCTGGCTGGCATTGATCGGCGGCGGTTACGTTCATGGCCGGTATGCAGTGCCGCTATCGGAGCAAACCGATGCGCAGGCAGCGCAGACGGACGCTTCCGTTCCGGATCCCGCCAAGAAGCGCGAAGTCGCTATCTTATCCAGTTCGTCGGCTTCCGTACAGCACCGCTTGTTGACCAACGATGCCGAAGCCTCAGCTGCCGCCGAAGCAGTCGCCGAAACCGCCGCCGAAGCGGACGACAGCAGCAATCCCGTTAAGCCGACCTCGAAAATCATGTCCGATTCAGGAATGACAAGAGCCCATATCGCCGCTTTGCTCAAAGGTACCAAGCTGCAAGGACTCGGGCTTGAGGACGTCATCCTTGGCGTGGAAGAGAAATACGGAATCAATGCTTTCTTCATCATCGCGGTGATGAAATTGGAAAGTGGCAACGGCAAGAGCACGCTCTCCCGAACCAAGAACAATCTCTTCGGTCTCAATGCGATCACCGGAGATGCCCATAGAAAGGCGTTTACCTTCAAAACGAAAGGGGACAGCATTCGGAAATTCGGACAACTTATTAACGACAACTATATCGGCCGGGGTTATACGACGATCGAGAAAGTCGCGCGTAAGTATTGTCCTGCCAACGGACTATGGGCAGGGCATGTCCGAACAATTATGAGAGGCGATTTCAAAAAACTCGTTTAA
- a CDS encoding EamA family transporter: MKFDLKYALAVFLGAVSYGILSTIVVKAYDEGYQLGEVVGSQLLVGFVLSWLLAVYIRFKAGRNERRNAASSAGTPAAGTAKRTGLTWKQRLLLMSAGVPTALTGLLYYQSLRYIPNSLAIILLFQFTWIGVFIHAIRMRQRPNKLMLLTLIVLFIGTLFAAGIVDQGLTHFDALGVVLGLLAALSYSLFMLSSGKIVPSAEPAFRSAWMITGGLIVVFILFPPAFLFNGLIWGHLLVFGLLLGLFGAFIPPVLFAAGIPHIGEGAASILGASELPVAVMLSAIVLHERVSALQWGGVALVLIGVALPELVKRFPQTKARSFSHRA; encoded by the coding sequence ATGAAATTCGATTTGAAATACGCATTGGCGGTTTTTCTTGGCGCCGTTAGTTACGGTATTCTATCGACCATCGTCGTGAAAGCTTATGACGAAGGGTATCAATTAGGCGAGGTGGTCGGTTCGCAGCTGCTTGTCGGCTTCGTGCTGTCGTGGCTGCTCGCTGTCTATATACGGTTTAAAGCCGGACGGAATGAGCGGAGAAACGCAGCTTCGTCGGCAGGTACGCCAGCCGCCGGCACGGCGAAGAGAACAGGGCTCACTTGGAAGCAGAGGCTGCTTCTGATGTCCGCAGGCGTGCCGACAGCGCTGACCGGTCTGCTGTATTACCAATCGCTGCGTTATATCCCGAATTCGCTCGCCATTATCCTTTTGTTTCAATTCACGTGGATCGGCGTGTTCATCCATGCGATCAGGATGCGCCAACGTCCTAACAAGCTGATGCTGCTCACGCTTATCGTGCTGTTCATCGGAACGCTGTTCGCGGCAGGCATTGTCGATCAAGGCTTGACGCATTTCGATGCGCTTGGCGTCGTGCTTGGATTGCTCGCCGCCTTGAGTTATTCGTTGTTCATGCTGTCCAGCGGCAAGATCGTACCTTCCGCGGAGCCGGCGTTCCGCAGTGCCTGGATGATAACGGGCGGATTGATCGTCGTCTTCATCCTGTTCCCGCCGGCATTTCTGTTCAACGGCTTGATCTGGGGACATTTGCTGGTGTTCGGGCTGCTGCTCGGCCTATTCGGCGCTTTTATACCTCCTGTGCTATTCGCGGCGGGTATTCCCCATATCGGAGAAGGGGCGGCTTCGATTCTCGGCGCTTCAGAGCTGCCGGTGGCCGTCATGTTATCAGCTATCGTGCTGCATGAGCGCGTCAGCGCGCTGCAGTGGGGAGGGGTTGCGCTGGTGCTGATCGGCGTCGCGCTTCCGGAGCTGGTCAAACGGTTTCCGCAGACCAAAGCAAGGAGCTTCTCGCATAGAGCGTAG